The following DNA comes from Frankia casuarinae.
CTCCTCGCGGAACACCTCGTCGTCCGGGCGCACGCCGTCGAGCACCACCGGGTGGTAGTACAGCCCGGAGTCGGGATCGCCGACGAAGCCGCGACGCGGTCCGCCCGGCCACCTTCCCGGCCCTGCCGGTGTCAACGGCGTCGATGAACCGGCCGACGTCCCGAAACCGGCCGACGTGATCCGTCCCACCGCGGTGGACCCGAAGATCCGGTGATGGTCCCGGATCAGGTCGAGATGGTCGGCGAACCCGGCCGCGAACCGGGCGTCGAGCAGCGGCCCGTACAGCACGTCCCGGGTCGGATCGCCGACGACCGCCGCGGACACGGCGGCGTCGAGCCGACGCACGAACTCGGCGTGCACCGACTCGTGCACGATCGCCGTACCCAGCGAGGTGCACCGCTGCCCGGCGGTGCCGAACCCGGCGAACACCGCCGCTTCGACGGCGGCGTCGAGATCGGCGTCGGGCGCAACGACCATCGGGTTCTTCCCGCCGAGTTCCAGGCACGGCGACTGCAGGTACCGGCCGCACAGGGCGCCGATGAACCGGCCGACCTCGGTGGATCCGGTGAAGCCGACCTTGTCGACGACGCCGGCCGCCAGCGCCCGCTCCAGCCCGAGCGACGTCGCCGCGCCGTCGGCGGGCACGAGGTTCACCGCGCCGGCGGGAACCCCGGCGGCGGCCATCAGCTCGACCAGGGCCTGCGCGCAGGCCGCCGCGTACTCGGCAGGCTTCCAGACCACGGTGTCGCCGGCGAGCAGGGCCGGCACGATGTACCAGGACGGCACCGCCACCGGGAAGTTCCCCGCTGTTATCACCATCATCACCCCGACCGGCTCCCGGAAGGTGAACAGCTGCTTGTCCGGCATCTCGGAGGGAACGGTCTCGCCGTAAAGCCGGCGTCCCTCGCCGCGGAAGAACTCGCAGGTGTCGATGATCTCCTGGACCTCGCCGCGAGCCTCGGCCGCCGGTTTGCCGATCTCCCGGGTGACGAGCCGGGCGAGCGCGGCGGCGTTGTCCGCGACGAGCCGGCCGAGATTGCCGATCACGCTTCCCCGGACCGGGGCCGGCACGTCTGCCCAGGTGCGCTGGGCGTCACGGGCCGCCACCGCGGCGGCAAGGATCGTCTCCGGGCCGGCCAGCTCGACCTCGGCGACCACGTCGTCGAGCCGGGCCGGGTTGGTCGAGGGCACCGTCCGGACCGGGGTGAGCTCCGCTTCGGCCGCGCCGGGCGGCGCGCACCCGTCCCGCGGACGTCCGTCCCGCGGACGTCCGCCAATGAGCGCACCAACCCGCCGTGGCCGTACCAGCGTCATGACGATCCCCCATCCGGTCCACCGGGTCCATCCGGCCTATCTAATCCGCCCGGCCCATCGGATCCGCCCAGCCCGTCCAATCCACCACCCGGCAGTCCGTCGAGGACCCGGCCGAGGGCCGCGATCCCGGCGGCGAGCTGCTCGGCGCTCACCGTCAGCGCCGGTCGGAACCGGATGGCCCGTTCCCCGGCGGGCAGCGCGAGGACTCCCTCGCGCACCCGCAGCCGCCGCAGCACCTCGTCCCGGACGGCGCTGCCCGGCAGGTCCACCGCGCAGAGCAGACCGCGCCCACGGGGATTACGCAGCAGCCGGGAGTGGCGGGCCGCGAGCTCCGTCAGCCCGGCAAGCATGCCCACGCCGAGCTCGCCGGCCCGGGCCATGAGCCCCTGTGCCTCGATAATCTCCAGGATGCGGGTGGCGCGGACCATGTCCACCAGGCCACCACCCCAGGTGGAGTTGATCCGCCCGGGCACGCGGAAGACGTTGTCGGCGACCTCGTCGACCCGCCGGCCGGCCATCACCCCGCCGAGCTGGACCTTCTTACCGAACGCGACGACGTCCGGGCGCAGGCCGAGCTGCTGGTAGGCCCACGCCGAGCCGGTGGCGCCGACACCGGTCTGCACCTCGTCGAGCACGAACAGCGCGTCGTGGCGCCGGCAGAGCGCGGCCATCGCGGCCAAGAACTCGGCCCGCAGGTGGTTGTCCCCGCCCTCGCTCTGGATCGGTTCGGCCAGAAAGCAGGCGATGTCGTGGGGATGGGCGGCGAAGGCGGCCTCGGCCTGGCCGAGCGCGACACGTTCCGCGGCAATCACGGCGTCGAGGGCCGGCCCCACGCAGGGAAACATCATCGCCGGGCAGTCAATGCGCGGCCAGTCGAAGACGGGGAAACGCTCGGTCTTGACCGGATCGGTGTTCGTGACCGAGAGGGTGTAGCCGCTGCGTCCGTGGAAGGCGTTCCGCAGGTGCAGAACCCGACGGCCGAGCGCCGCGGGACGGCCGTGTGCCGCGTTGTGCCGGCTCTTCCAGTCGAAGGCGCACTTGAGCGCGTTCTCCACCGCCAGGGCCCCGCCCTCGACGAAGAACAGATGCGGCAACTGCGGATCGCCGAGGACCCGGGCGAAGGTCCGCACGAACTCGGCGTAGGCGACGGTGGCGACGTCCGGATTCGCCGGCTTGTTGACCGCCACCCGGCCCAGCCGGGCGACGAAGCCCGCGTCGTTGACGAGGTCCGGCGGGTTGATCCCGAGCGGCGCCGAGGCGAAGAAGCTGTAGAGGTCGAGATAGCGCCGCCCATCACGGGCGTCGACGAGCACGCTGCCGCGGCTCATCGCCAGGTCGCAGACGAGGTCGAAGCCGTCGACGAGGACGTGACGACCGAGCGTGCTCAGCACTGCGTCCGCCGCTAGCCCCTCCGCCGGCATCGCGTCCGCCGACCGGGCACCGGACGCAGACACCTGGGCTGACCGCAAGGGCTGGGCTGACCGCAAGGGGACGACCATCCCGCTCTCCTCCCCCGGACCACTTTCATCCGGATCCCGTCGCCATCCCACGAGCCGTCTCGGCGACGTCGATCTTCTTACGAAAATATCCCTGCAAGATTACGCTACAACCTCTAATTCTTTCGTTCCATACCAAGCATTGGACAAATCTTCGCGCGAAGGTCGTCAGGGCGTAGCGGCGACGCGTCAACCACACCGCGAGCGGCGCGTCGACCACACCGCACACATAAAGTGGCGGACACTTGACACAGAGCGAAGGCAACGCCGTCAGATGAGTGCAGGGGACGGCACGGGAGACAATCGGCGCATCTCCACCCCGCACCGTCGCGAGGTGCGCCGGAACCGCCGGGCCACCCCGACACCCGGGCCACCCCGACACCCGGGCTACCCCGACACCCGACGACGGAGAGAAGGCAAGCGGCGTGCTGACGCCCCTGACCACGGACGATCCCCGACGCATCGGCCCCTACCGGCTGGCGAACCGCATCGGCGCGGGTGGGATGGGCGTCGTCTACCTCGGTTTCGGCACCGACGGCAGGCCTGCGGCCGTGAAGGTGCCGTCGGCCGGACTCGCCGACGATCCCGAGTTCCGGTCCCGTTTCCGGCACGAGGTCGACGCGGCCCGCCGGGTCAGGGGCAGCGCCGTCGCCGCTGTGCTCGACGCCGACCTGACCGGGCAACGGCCGTGGATGGCCACGGAGTACGTCGAGGGCAGGAACCTGGCGGACGCGGTCGCCACCCGCGGCCAGCTCGACGATCGACTGGTCCAGGGACTCGCCGTCGGTCTGGCCGACGCCCTGGTCGCGATCCATGCCGCCGGGGTGGTGCACCGCGACCTCAAACCGGCGAACATCCTGCTCACCTGGGACGGCCCGAAGGTCATCGACTTCGGCATCGCCCGCGCCGGGGACAACACGAGCCACACCCGGACGGGAATGCTGATCGGCACCCTGGTCTGGATGGCGCCCGAGCAGCTGCGCGGCGAGCGGGCCGGACCCGCGGCCGACATCTTCGCCTGGGGGGCCTGCGTCACCTTCGCCGCCGCCGGCCGGCCCCCCTTCCGGGGCGAACGGGCGGAGGCGATCGGCCTGCAGATCCTCACCGCGGAGCCCAACCTCGACGGGTTGCCCGCGTCCCTGGTCGGCGTCGTGCGGGCGGCCCTGGACAAGGAGCCGGCGCGCCGCCCCGCCGCCACCGAGCTGCTCGCCCGACTGGTCGGCCACGACGTCCGCTCCCCCGCCGAATCGGACCGGGCCAGCGAGACGGCGCTGGCCCGCTGGTGGTCGTTGCCGCCGACCCCGCCGGACGGCGAGGGTCCCCACGGGGGGTACCGCGACGCCGGCTACGGTCCCGATCCCGCCCACCACCGCGCGTCCGCCCACCACCGCGCGTCCGCCCACCACCGCGCGTCCGCCCCGCCGACCGTGAGCCACGGCGCTGACGGCTGGGAGGACGACGGGTGGCGCGTCGGGTCGGGCAGAGGCGGGAGCGGGGGCGGCGGGCGGCGTGGAGCCGTCGTGGCGGTGGCCGCGCTGCTCGCGGTGCTGCTCAGCGGGGGCCTCGCGGCGGCCCTGGTGCTCAACCGTAGCGACGACACGCCCACCATCACGGGGTCGACGCCAGACCCGCTGGCGACGGCGGGGACGGCCGCCGGGACGGCGGGGACGGCCGCCGGGACGACGGGTCCGTTGCAGGCCGCCGGGACGACGGGTCCGTTGCAGGCCGCCGGGACGACGGGTCCGTTGCAGGCCGCCGCGCCGCCCGCCACAACCGGGCCCGCATCGGCGCGGGCGCGGGCGTCGGCGTCAGCGAGCCCGACACCGGTGGCGACCACGGTGGCGACCACGGTGGCGACGCTGTCCGCCGCCGACGCCGCCGCCACGGTGCGCCGGAAGGGCTATGAGCCGGACATGAGCACCTACGCGGCCGACCGGCGACTGAACGTAGTGATCGGCACCGGCCAGCCGGCCGGGGACACCCCCCGGCAGCTCGCCTTCGTCTTCGCCGACGGTGAGTACCGTGGCACGGACACGAAGGCACCCAGCGCGCGCATCACCCTCCAGCGCCAGCGCAACGATCATGAGGTCGTGCTGCGCTATGCCACCTACGACCCGCGGGACCCGGTCGATGCCCCGTCGGGCCACGCCGACGTCCGCTTCCGCTGGACTGGCACAATCTTCTCCACCCTGGACAAGATTCCGCCGAGCGACCCGAATGTCTCCGGCAGCCGACGGTAGGGCCGTCCGCCGGGGTCCGGGTGGCGGCGGGCGGTACCGGATGGCGGGTGGCGGATGGCGGTGGCGGGTGGCGGACCCGAGGCGCCCGCCTCCGCGCCCAGCCGCACATCGCTGCGCTGGAAGCATTACGGTTCAGGGTTAGGGGTCTCGCGGGGCCGTGGACGTCGCGGATGCCGTGGACGCTGTGAATGACGCTGTGAATGCCGTCGACCCACGGACACCGGTGCGGCGCGGGCCGGCGGCCATCGGGCCTCGGCCCGTGCCCACCGCCGACGAAGGAGTGAGCTTTCGGGTGAGCCCCGGCATTCCGAGTCTCACGGCCGAACGCGGAACCGAACGCGGAACCGAACGCGGCGATCAGGACAGGCGGCACGATGCTGACCCCGCTTGTTGACGACGACCCGCGCCACGTCGGCCCGTTCACGATCCACAACCGGATCGGCGCTGGCGGCATGGGCACCGTGTACCTCGGTTTCAACGCCGACGGCCGGGCCGCCGCGGTGAAGGTTCCCGACGCCCGGTTCGCCGACGACCCCGAATTCCGGGAACGGTTCCGCCGCGAGGTGGCCGCCGCCCGCCGGGTGCACGGCCGGGCGGTCGCGGCGGTACTCGACGCCGATCCCGAGGCCACGTCGCCGTGGCTGGCGACCGAATACGTGGAGGGCACCAGCCTCGCCGACGCGGTGCTGCGCCACGGCCGGCTGGAGGAACGGCTGCTGCACGGCTTCAGCGTGGGACTCGCCGACGCGCTGATCGCCATCCATGCCGCCGGAGTGGTGCACCGCGACCTCAAGCCCTCGAACATCCTGCTGGCCTGGGACGGCCCGAAGGTCATCGACTTCGGCATCGCGCGGGCCTCGGGGATCCCCAGCCACACCCGCACCGGGATTCTCATTGGCACGCTGGCCTGGATGGCGCCCGAGCAGCTGCGCGGGGAACGGGCCGGGCCCCCCGCCGACGTGTTCGCCTGGGGCGCCTGCGTGACGTACGCGGCGACGGGACATCCGCCGTTCGCCTCCGAGCAGTCCGACGTGCTGACCAGGATGCGCGAGGACCGACCACCCGACATCGCCGGCGTGCCGGTGAAGCTCGCCCCGCTGGTGCGCGCGGCGCTCGGGCGTCGGCCGGAGGAGCGCCCGAGCGCCGCCGAACTGGTCCGCAGCCTGGTCTCGGACTCCGCGGTCCGCACCCCGGCCGACGCCGACCGGGCTGCGGCGTTGGCCCTCACCCCCTGGCAGGCCCGCCCGCCGCTGAGCGCGGGACCCGGCAACGGCAGCAACAGCAACGGCGCGCCGCTGGACCCTGACCGGCCCGATCAGCCGACCCATCCCCTGGCCAACCGGCCGACGCCACCGCCGGGCGACGACCAGTCGTGGCGCACCGTCCCGGTGCCCCGCCGGGGCGCGGACGGCTCGGTGCAGGATCCCGCCGACGGCGGCGCAGCCGGTCCGCCGCGACACCCGGCGGACGGCGGGCTCCTCGGCATGCTGCTCGGCCGGCTCCCGGCGTCCTGGCGGCGGCAGGCACCGGGCGCGCACGGAGCGCTGCCGGTCGTCCTGCTCGCTGGAATCGTCGGGCTCGTCGGGCTCGTCGCCGCGCTCATCGGGGCCGGCGGCTCCGATCCCCAGGTGGAACCGGCCGCCCCCGCCCCGTCGTTCGGCCCGGCGGCCCCCGGCGGCCCCGCGAACCAGCCGCCGGCCGGTGCTCCGCTGTGGACGCCGGGCACCCGGCCCGGCCCGGCTCGGCCCGGCCCGGCCAGCCCACCCCCGGTCGGCGACGAACAGCCGATGACACCGACGGACCCGGGCACTGCGACACCGGTACCCACCACGGCGAGCGCGCAGCCGAGCGCCACGCCTACGAGCCGGCCATCGCAGCCGACGGGCGCCTCCCCGACGGTCGCGCCGACCCCGTCGCCGAGCCCGGGCGCCTCGACCACGGCGACAAGCTGCCCGACGGGCGCCCCAGTCGGGGGCGCGACGACCGCACCGCCCTGCTGAACCCGCCGCACGGCCGCGTCACGCCACCGTCCGGCGTCCTGGTGCTCATCCACCACGCACCGGAGACTCTGACTGTGGCAAACCGGCTACGCGACCGCCGCCTTCGGCTTCGCCACAAGATAGCGAAGCGATCGGATCTAGGAAAAATTTAGGAGAACGGAACGGTGATGCAGGCCGCCCGCGGACCGGCGGATCCGGCTTCGCCGGGCATGCCACTCGTCCCGTGCTCGTGGAGCACGACGGCCCTGGCACCGCCGGCTCGGAAGTTCCAGTCGACGACGGCGAACGCCTGGCCGTTGCCGTCGGCGTCCGTACTGAAATCCAGCCAGACCTCGTTGTGTGGATTGGCGTACGCCGGATCGACAGAGGGTTGTACCGGGTCCGGCACGTTCTGGTAATGCGGCCCGGCCGCCGTACCCGTCGCGCCGCACGCCTTCTGATGAACATGCGCCCCGTACCTGTGGCCGGGCAGCAGCCCCTGAACCACCAAGCCCACCACGGTACGAGGTCCGCCGGCCGCCAGTACGACCGCCCCGGCGCCGACCGGAACGAGATGCCGGTCGTAGGTGACGGCCGCCGGTGGCTGCTTCTCGTTCCAGGTCGTGAACGCGACCGGCTCCGCGACGACCCTCGTGGCGCTCGGAGCCGCCGGTGCCACCGCCGAGGCCGCAGCGGCGAACAACGCGGTGAACAAGCCGAGGCCGGCCAGGGTGATCGACAGACGCCGTCGCATGAGGATCCTTTCAGCGGCTAGTTCAGTGGCTCGGGAACGCCGTTCACGTGGGACGAGCCTAGCCTGGCCACGGGTTTCGGGAATGCTCAACACGACCTGAACGGAAACGTGGGGCCGAACGGGGGTGCCCGGCTCACCATCCTCGGCGCGAATCCGAGGAAGTACCCAAGGACCGGGGCAGCACCGACGCCATATTTTGCTCGGACGCCACGTTTTGCTCAGGCATGGTCCACCCTTCCTCA
Coding sequences within:
- a CDS encoding aldehyde dehydrogenase family protein, which codes for MTLVRPRRVGALIGGRPRDGRPRDGCAPPGAAEAELTPVRTVPSTNPARLDDVVAEVELAGPETILAAAVAARDAQRTWADVPAPVRGSVIGNLGRLVADNAAALARLVTREIGKPAAEARGEVQEIIDTCEFFRGEGRRLYGETVPSEMPDKQLFTFREPVGVMMVITAGNFPVAVPSWYIVPALLAGDTVVWKPAEYAAACAQALVELMAAAGVPAGAVNLVPADGAATSLGLERALAAGVVDKVGFTGSTEVGRFIGALCGRYLQSPCLELGGKNPMVVAPDADLDAAVEAAVFAGFGTAGQRCTSLGTAIVHESVHAEFVRRLDAAVSAAVVGDPTRDVLYGPLLDARFAAGFADHLDLIRDHHRIFGSTAVGRITSAGFGTSAGSSTPLTPAGPGRWPGGPRRGFVGDPDSGLYYHPVVLDGVRPDDEVFREETFGPIIGVTTYRSLDEAIDLANLPGYGLSSSIYTGDAASAFRFRRGVRAGMVSVNSSTSGAEAHLPFGGNGRSGNGSRQSGRWVLDQVTRWQSMNWDYSGRLQKAQLDTAVPPADLSFRLSDP
- the lat gene encoding L-lysine 6-transaminase, which gives rise to MPAEGLAADAVLSTLGRHVLVDGFDLVCDLAMSRGSVLVDARDGRRYLDLYSFFASAPLGINPPDLVNDAGFVARLGRVAVNKPANPDVATVAYAEFVRTFARVLGDPQLPHLFFVEGGALAVENALKCAFDWKSRHNAAHGRPAALGRRVLHLRNAFHGRSGYTLSVTNTDPVKTERFPVFDWPRIDCPAMMFPCVGPALDAVIAAERVALGQAEAAFAAHPHDIACFLAEPIQSEGGDNHLRAEFLAAMAALCRRHDALFVLDEVQTGVGATGSAWAYQQLGLRPDVVAFGKKVQLGGVMAGRRVDEVADNVFRVPGRINSTWGGGLVDMVRATRILEIIEAQGLMARAGELGVGMLAGLTELAARHSRLLRNPRGRGLLCAVDLPGSAVRDEVLRRLRVREGVLALPAGERAIRFRPALTVSAEQLAAGIAALGRVLDGLPGGGLDGLGGSDGPGGLDRPDGPGGPDGGSS
- a CDS encoding protein kinase domain-containing protein, with translation MLTPLTTDDPRRIGPYRLANRIGAGGMGVVYLGFGTDGRPAAVKVPSAGLADDPEFRSRFRHEVDAARRVRGSAVAAVLDADLTGQRPWMATEYVEGRNLADAVATRGQLDDRLVQGLAVGLADALVAIHAAGVVHRDLKPANILLTWDGPKVIDFGIARAGDNTSHTRTGMLIGTLVWMAPEQLRGERAGPAADIFAWGACVTFAAAGRPPFRGERAEAIGLQILTAEPNLDGLPASLVGVVRAALDKEPARRPAATELLARLVGHDVRSPAESDRASETALARWWSLPPTPPDGEGPHGGYRDAGYGPDPAHHRASAHHRASAHHRASAPPTVSHGADGWEDDGWRVGSGRGGSGGGGRRGAVVAVAALLAVLLSGGLAAALVLNRSDDTPTITGSTPDPLATAGTAAGTAGTAAGTTGPLQAAGTTGPLQAAGTTGPLQAAAPPATTGPASARARASASASPTPVATTVATTVATLSAADAAATVRRKGYEPDMSTYAADRRLNVVIGTGQPAGDTPRQLAFVFADGEYRGTDTKAPSARITLQRQRNDHEVVLRYATYDPRDPVDAPSGHADVRFRWTGTIFSTLDKIPPSDPNVSGSRR
- a CDS encoding serine/threonine-protein kinase, which encodes MLTPLVDDDPRHVGPFTIHNRIGAGGMGTVYLGFNADGRAAAVKVPDARFADDPEFRERFRREVAAARRVHGRAVAAVLDADPEATSPWLATEYVEGTSLADAVLRHGRLEERLLHGFSVGLADALIAIHAAGVVHRDLKPSNILLAWDGPKVIDFGIARASGIPSHTRTGILIGTLAWMAPEQLRGERAGPPADVFAWGACVTYAATGHPPFASEQSDVLTRMREDRPPDIAGVPVKLAPLVRAALGRRPEERPSAAELVRSLVSDSAVRTPADADRAAALALTPWQARPPLSAGPGNGSNSNGAPLDPDRPDQPTHPLANRPTPPPGDDQSWRTVPVPRRGADGSVQDPADGGAAGPPRHPADGGLLGMLLGRLPASWRRQAPGAHGALPVVLLAGIVGLVGLVAALIGAGGSDPQVEPAAPAPSFGPAAPGGPANQPPAGAPLWTPGTRPGPARPGPASPPPVGDEQPMTPTDPGTATPVPTTASAQPSATPTSRPSQPTGASPTVAPTPSPSPGASTTATSCPTGAPVGGATTAPPC
- a CDS encoding superoxide dismutase family protein, with amino-acid sequence MRRRLSITLAGLGLFTALFAAAASAVAPAAPSATRVVAEPVAFTTWNEKQPPAAVTYDRHLVPVGAGAVVLAAGGPRTVVGLVVQGLLPGHRYGAHVHQKACGATGTAAGPHYQNVPDPVQPSVDPAYANPHNEVWLDFSTDADGNGQAFAVVDWNFRAGGARAVVLHEHGTSGMPGEAGSAGPRAACITVPFS